From one Lotus japonicus ecotype B-129 chromosome 3, LjGifu_v1.2 genomic stretch:
- the LOC130747426 gene encoding RING-H2 finger protein ATL65, with translation MPFMPPSPSPSPSPSPSHTPSHTLLHHHHHPPPPIKSNSSSPSPAVNFSPPIIAMVVVVAAAFVIVTYCRLIARHLKPPLKRLIRRFNRRRFLPSSAGDVDSLQYDSTTLDGPHLFSPYGLDESVIKTIPFSLYTPKLHIEESRRSDCAVCLLDFEHQDYVRTLPICSHTFHLDCIDAWLRSHANCPLCRAGVLCSESPFTPLMAARIRPDLDDHAILHFDPTRSDLEAYSLSPLPEITPCIDDHSPRRINDDHHHRRDNFLLKRSYSFGFERSLASERMVVDTATASPWRYRRGSSSSFWSKRPSPFGSLGKTRVFSFRYYRGMKSPFFRRRGFFPFSESSVRYAGGGGGSSSRRSKSIASPMFLRSSATAMTAGVFSSSRLRCGDPEALLSPERFSRR, from the coding sequence ATGCCTTTCAtgcctccttctccttcaccttcaccttctccttctccttctcataCTCCCTCTCACACACTCcttcaccaccatcatcacccaCCACCTCCAATCAAAAGCAACTCCTCCTCACCCTCCCCGGCAGTAAACTTCAGCCCACCAATCATAGCAATGGTGGTCGTCGTCGCCGCCGCCTTCGTCATCGTCACCTACTGCCGCCTCATAGCCCGCCACCTCAAACCCCCACTCAAACGCCTCATCCGCCGCTTCAACCGCCGCAGATTCCTCCCCTCCTCCGCCGGCGACGTCGACTCCCTCCAATACGACTCAACCACCCTCGACGGCCCGCACCTTTTCTCCCCCTACGGCCTCGACGAGTCAGTCATCAAGACCATCCCCTTCTCCCTCTACACCCCCAAACTACACATCGAAGAGTCTCGCCGCAGCGACTGCGCCGTTTGCCTCCTCGATTTCGAACACCAAGACTACGTTCGCACTCTCCCAATTTGCTCTCACACCTTCCATCTCGATTGCATCGACGCTTGGCTTCGTTCTCACGCTAACTGCCCTCTCTGCCGCGCCGGCGTGCTCTGTTCTGAATCACCCTTCACACCTCTCATGGCGGCCAGGATCCGACCCGACCTCGACGACCACGCTATTCTCCACTTCGACCCGACCCGATCAGACCTCGAAGCTTATTCCCTCTCTCCCTTACCGGAGATCACACCCTGCATCGACGACCACTCTCCCAGAAGAATCAACGACGATCATCACCACCGGAGGGACAATTTTCTTCTGAAGCGATCCTATTCGTTTGGATTTGAACGGAGCTTGGCTTCTGAGAGGATGGTGGTGGATACTGCCACGGCTTCGCCGTGGCGCTACCGGAGAGGGAGTAGCAGCAGCTTCTGGAGCAAGAGACCTTCACCGTTCGGGTCGTTGGGGAAGACGAGGGTGTTTTCGTTCAGATACTACAGGGGGATGAAATCGCCGTTTTTCCGGCGGAGGGGATTCTTCCCGTTCTCGGAGTCGAGCGTGAGATACGCCGGCGGCGGCGGAGGTAGCTCGTCGCGGCGGAGCAAGTCCATAGCGAGCCCGATGTTCTTGAGGTCGTCGGCGACGGCGATGACGGCGGGTGTTTTCTCGTCGAGCCGGCTGAGGTGCGGTGATCCCGAGGCGCTGCTGTCGCCGGAGAGGTTTAGCAGACGGTGA
- the LOC130747428 gene encoding CASP-like protein 5C1, with translation MDEFPGSVGTSASLSLRLGQTICSSASLLFMSLGVEFYSYTSFCFLVTIMGLVIPWSFTLAVVDGYSTLVKCPVRQPGILLIIIVGDWVLSTLTLAAASSTASVVDLLLNSDGSFCPIKFCCRYRISAVMAFLTWSLSLASSLFNLWLLPSL, from the exons ATGGATGAATTTCCTGGCTCAGTAGGCACCAGCGCCAGCTTGAGCCTGAGATTAGGCCAGACCATATGCTCATCTGCCTCACTTCTTTTCATGTCTTTGGGAGTTGAATTCTACAGCTACACATCCTTCtg CTTTCTGGTAACAATTATGGGTTTGGTAATACCTTGGAGTTTCACGTTAGCAGTGGTTGATGGGTACTCAACTCTGGTAAAATGCCCCGTTCGTCAACCAGGAATACTGTTGATTATCATTGTGGGAGACTGG GTGTTATCAACCCTAACATTAGCAGCAGCTTCCTCAACAGCAAGTGTGGTAGATCTCCTGCTGAACTCCGACGGGTCTTTTTGTCCTATAAAGTTTTGCTGCAGGTACAGGATATCTGCAGTTATGGCCTTCCTGACATGGTCTCTATCTTTGGCATCCTCTCTTTTTAACCTTTGGCTATTACCCTCTTTGTGA
- the LOC130747429 gene encoding mitochondrial import receptor subunit TOM6 homolog, with protein sequence MFPGMFMRKPDKAAALKQLKSHVAMFGTWVVLIRVTPYVLHFLTSEKEELKLEL encoded by the coding sequence ATGTTTCCAGGAATGTTCATGCGCAAACCAGACAAGGCTGCAGCACTGAAGCAGCTGAAATCTCATGTCGCCATGTTCGGGACATGGGTTGTTCTTATTCGAGTCACCCCTTACGTTCTTCACTTTCTCACCAGCGAGAAAGAGGAACTCAAACTCGAGCTTTAG